GTATCACACATGACAGCGGAATAAGCCCCACTATATAGAAGAAATTGAGCCTATCCAATATGAAGACACGACGCGACGTTGTGGAACTGAAATCGCAAACCTCATTGAAACTATTCGAGAAAATCACAAACCACACAAAGGTGAGCAGTGCTTTGAAAAGCCATTCAGCAGAACCGAAAAGAAGCGGGAACAATGAGACATAACCAGAAGCAGTGAGAGTTTCGTAAAGTGGAAGCAACTTACGATCGCGCGGGATCAGAAAAGTGAATGGTATAATGATAAGCATGATGGCTTTCTCGTGAACATGCCAACCAAATAAAAAGGACGCCCATGCACACAAGGTCATGGATCCGATGAACCGCTCAAAGGTTGGATTCAGGAATAAAGGCACCAGGGACAGTGACTGATAAAATAGCGTCAATAGGAAGGTGTGATTCGGCTGTATATTAGGCAGAACAAAGAACTCGACGTCCCCTACCAGTCCTCGGGTCAAGGTATTCGCAGTTTTTAATCTCTCGAGGTCCAATTGTTTGAAGATCAGTGATAGAATAGGGGCCGTACCGGGTACTCTTAATGCCACCTGAATCAAGACCCTATCAATCAAAGAATATATGGCCCATATATTGGGAGCCCAATAAGCGTGCGTGAGTCCTCTTGAAAAAGGGAACAGTCGTTGAAGGACAATGTATAACTGCCCATAATAGATGAAAGGGCCAAATGCCACCGCAAACACACCCAACACAACAGAAGCCAACCTGAATAGGTTTTTCCATTTCACGTAATTGAACGTATCGCTGATAGTGGTTGGAAATCTAGCTCGCGAATCCAGACAGTAGGCTGACAGAAGGTAAACGAAGTAGGAAGGGGCAATGTAGAGGAAAATATGCTTGAAGCACAACAAAACAGCAAACCAGAAGCCGCACTGAAGATAGTTACCGAGCTTGGCGTTGACTATGGAGAAAACCAGGATACCCATCAAAAACCCATTGTACTGGAAATGAATGTGATCCACCATGAAGAAGCCTGGCGAGAGGACAATAGAGGAAGCAACCACGAAATTGcgcttcttctctttcagATTGGACGACTTGCTAACAAAATACTGCAGCGATATGAAGAGTACTATTTCACTCACTATGACTGtgcttctttggaagatAACTGTTGGCATTCCAAACTCTCCTTTAGCCAGAAGACTGATACAGCCATCTTGCGATACGCTAGCGGGAACAAAAAGGGACAAAAACCACTCGAAGTAGGCAAAGAAAGGGGGATAATCAAGAGTCCACTCGCTCGTGTTTTCTAAATACCACCTGTTCAGGGGCAATAATTTGGTGATCGAAAGCCAATTGCGATGCACATCAAAATCCGTGGAGTAGTAGGCCGGAAACAGTAGAATTTTAAGCAGCGTAGAAGCCACCCAAATGTTCCACAGCGAGAAATTATACTGGGTGGACATCAGCACTAAACAATAATACAATTAAATTTTTAGTAAGGCAGTTGGGTTTTttttgctggaggagcGATTTGATTCAAGAAAAGGCAACTGTTGGGCAACCAAGGTCCGCAATGTCATCGTTGCATAAAGCCAGATTTGTAGAGAATGTTTGTGCAAATTTGAGATCAGTATAAAAAGTCTCTGTTTGTGCCGGTATGTCCCAAATCCCCGATGGTGGCAGCTCATTTATGGGCAAGAAGGGAGACTGAATCAGCCCATGTCAAAAGGGTAATAAGTTAACAAAAAGCCAAGACCTGTAGCTTATTGTGTCTTTCTCGTATATAGAGACCATTTAAGTACACTCGTTAGAAACAAGTAGGTCCAGGCGGAACGCAAACCGAGAGCACGCAATATATTCTCTCGGACTTTATTACAGACATCATATCAAATTCCGCGCTCTTCTATCTTATTTTTAGAGGGATATAAATTTGAGACCGCAATCAATTTCGGCTGGGTAGGAACGGTGTACAATCGGACCAACAGGCTAGTGAAGGGATACTTAAAGCCTTAAGATATTCGTTTTTTGGCACCAATCGAATCAACGGGAAGCTTCTAGTTGATATTCCAATCCCGTGACGTTCCAATTACATAACATCACCTTATGGTTAGATCATTAAATCCCTTAAAGAATTAAACAGTTGTGCCATAGTTTTAGGAAGGCTCCGGACATACAATTCCTAGGACAACTAGCATCAAACTTCAAATGCCGTTTGTGCGTTCCCGCAAAACCACAAATATATGCCCTGCCTCATCTTCCGAGAGCATATCAAGTAGTCCCCAACAAAATTACCGAAGACGTTCTAGCGATACAATCTCAAATGACGACTTACCACTATCGATCAGCTTCATGAAGAGGCCTTCCAGATCTAGCTTCTCGGGTGAGAACGAAGAAATCATGAAACACAACACTATCTTGAACTCAAAAACACACTCTCCACCGCCCTTCCAGGAAATGTCCAAACCAGAAATAGATAACGAGCACTCACCAGAGCAAATGGGTAGCCCGGTGTCGCTACCGGACTCCAAATATGAGCTAATGTCTCCATTGGTGCGCAAGAAATCAGGGGAGCTTGTTAAATCGTCCCTCAAGCTCAATACTCTGGGTGGTAGCTCCAAATCCCTGCCCACCACTCCAACATACAAACAAGTGCATTTCGGCGGAAATATAGCTGTCAAGTATTTTGATGAAGCAGATAAGCCCAGTTCCATCAGCGCAGGCAACTCTCCCTTTGTTTCTGATGACGAATACGACTCAGAGTGTGAAtctgacgacgatgatTATTTTGGCTCACAAGATACTATCTACAGTGTTTCAAAAGAATATGTTGAGTCAGGAAGCCAGAGGTCAtttgagaagttcaagaagttGATCAAGGCGTGGGACTTGAATTCGGATCAATTCCCAAGAGTTTCCTACAGAGATCAAATTGATAAAGAAACACCTGTTTTTCTAGAAAGGTGTTTTTTGAGCGTGGATAAGACTGAACTACTAGGACAAATTGCCGTGAAGAATCTGACGTTCCAAAAGTCTGTGACGGTTCGATACACCTTCAACAATTGGGAGACAGTCATCAATATGGAAGCTTCGTATGTTCCGGACATCCCAAGGCTGCTAAAACGTGCGAACTATGATAGGTTTGTTTTCAGACTATCTGTTCCAACACTTTTTTCGCAGTTCTATTCTAGCCACGAACCGCTCGTGGACTTGGATCCATATTTTTATCTTTGTGTCCGATACGTTTCTGATAATCAGGTTTTTTGGGATAACAACTATCAGAAAAACTACGAGTTGCGATTCTCTACGGATGCATCTCACGCCAAAGGACCTAGAAAGAACTCTCCCCATGAAAACATGTACTCATCGAAATTCCTTCGCAAAAGTGCCAGCTTTGAAGATGTTTCGTCCAGATTGGCTTCCACAAACGCTTCAAACCCTAGATCATTTCCTGAACTGGACAACGCTCTTAAAGACCTAAGTTTGCCGAAACCTTCCAAGGCTGAACTTCACCAACAAATACCTTATGATTTCCACCAAGAAACCGTTTTAGATAGCAGCATGAACTC
This window of the Ogataea parapolymorpha DL-1 chromosome VII, whole genome shotgun sequence genome carries:
- a CDS encoding Dolichyl pyrophosphate Glc1Man9GlcNAc2 alpha-1,3-glucosyltransferase, giving the protein MSTQYNFSLWNIWVASTLLKILLFPAYYSTDFDVHRNWLSITKLLPLNRWYLENTSEWTLDYPPFFAYFEWFLSLFVPASVSQDGCISLLAKGEFGMPTVIFQRSTVIVSEIVLFISLQYFVSKSSNLKEKKRNFVVASSIVLSPGFFMVDHIHFQYNGFLMGILVFSIVNAKLGNYLQCGFWFAVLLCFKHIFLYIAPSYFVYLLSAYCLDSRARFPTTISDTFNYVKWKNLFRLASVVLGVFAVAFGPFIYYGQLYIVLQRLFPFSRGLTHAYWAPNIWAIYSLIDRVLIQVALRVPGTAPILSLIFKQLDLERLKTANTLTRGLVGDVEFFVLPNIQPNHTFLLTLFYQSLSLVPLFLNPTFERFIGSMTLCAWASFLFGWHVHEKAIMLIIIPFTFLIPRDRKLLPLYETLTASGYVSLFPLLFGSAEWLFKALLTFVWFVIFSNSFNEVCDFSSTTSRRVFILDRLNFFYIVGLIPLSCVIQLLDIQSRNFEVLQRFEFLRLMAYSTYCAIGVISSWNMFSWLYFLDDTLWERREAKQKAH